The Eriocheir sinensis breed Jianghai 21 chromosome 26, ASM2467909v1, whole genome shotgun sequence genome window below encodes:
- the LOC127003748 gene encoding uncharacterized protein LOC127003748 isoform X7: MWRGSGGAGTFLSPSVSAVVVMVSSTQAVVVVVAIAVVVVALLPETATGMPQLKSERRKLSPYALRKTYDNYPLKGFLPHVLPCCWYGYDTEGHSRNGRDVSKLIPNIEEIPTM; this comes from the exons ATGTGGCGGGGCAGCGGCGGGGCAGGCACATTTCTCTCTCCGTCAGTCTCCGCGGTGGTCGTGATGGTCAGCTCCACACAA gccgtggtggtggtggtagcgatagcagtggtggtggtggctctaCTACCGGAGACCGCCACCGGTATGCCCCAGCTGAAGAGTGAGAGGCGTAAACTCAGCCCCTACGCCCTCAGGAAGACTTATGATAAT TACCCCTTGAAGGGCTTCCTCCCCCACGTTCTCCCTTGCTGTTGGTATGGCTACGACACTGAAGGCCACTCCAG GAACGGGCGGGACGTGTCGAAGCTCATCCCCAATATAGAGGAGATTCCAACAATGTAA
- the LOC127003750 gene encoding uncharacterized protein LOC127003750: MEIARKRSEGAATSISGSRDSQSLRRAVMVYCAVEKGAGSLWVVTVVVVMVVVAVMAPVVEGRPGPSLLSLLMSSSSEKDFKKSLEEILRSLRPHEVPCCWHGYDAEGYSRFG; the protein is encoded by the exons ATGGAGATcgcgaggaagaggagtgaaggggcaGCCACCTCGATCAGCGGATCTCGAGACAGTCAGTCCCTCCGAAGAGCAGTCATGGTGTACTGTGCCGTAGAGAAGGGCGCCGGTTCATTGTGG GTGGTGACggttgtcgtggtgatggtggtggtggccgtcaTGGCGCCAGTGGTCGAGGGACGCCCGGGGCCCTCACTCCTCAGCTTACTCATGTCCAGTTCATCCGAGAAAGATTTCAAGAAAAGCCTGGAG GAGATCCTGAGGTCGCTGCGGCCACACGAGGTTCCTTGCTGCTGGCACGGCTACGACGCGGAGGGCTACAGCAG GTTCGGATga